The following are from one region of the Clostridia bacterium genome:
- a CDS encoding nicotinate phosphoribosyltransferase, translating into MIDSKINLTMLTDFYELTMTNGYFEYGMDSRIGCFDMFFRKIPDDGGFAIMAGVQQLCDYIKELHFTDADIEFLRSKKIFSERFLQYLKNFKFSCDVWVVPEGTPIFPQEPIVIVRGPMIQAQFVETMILLTVNHQSLIATKTNRIVRAAEGKRVVEFGSRRAQGPDAAVLGARAAYIGGCDGTACTVAEQLYGIPAVGTMAHSWIQAFDSEYEAFKAYASLYPHSCVLLVDTFNVLKSGVPNAIKVFKEVLEPLGARPKGIRIDSGDITYLSKKARVMLDEAGFSDCTIMASNSLDEHIIRGTLRQGAKIDAFGVGERLITSKSEPVFGGVYKLVSVEKDGVEIPKIKKSENVAKITTPGFKTLYRLYEKDSGKAIADVVTLFGEQIDDTKPYTIFDPEYTWKKKTLTDFTARKLLVQAFDKGDCVYPEYSLQEIRTYCKQQVDSLWDEVMRFENPHKYYVDLSQKLWNMKHKLLEEN; encoded by the coding sequence ATGATTGATTCTAAAATAAATCTGACCATGTTGACAGACTTTTACGAATTGACCATGACAAACGGCTATTTTGAGTATGGTATGGACAGTCGTATTGGTTGTTTTGATATGTTTTTCCGCAAAATTCCCGATGATGGCGGCTTTGCAATCATGGCAGGCGTGCAACAGCTTTGTGATTATATTAAAGAATTGCATTTTACTGATGCGGATATAGAATTTTTGCGGAGTAAAAAAATCTTTTCAGAAAGATTTTTGCAGTATTTAAAGAATTTTAAGTTTTCCTGTGATGTATGGGTTGTGCCGGAAGGGACGCCGATTTTTCCGCAGGAGCCTATTGTGATTGTACGCGGTCCTATGATTCAGGCGCAGTTTGTGGAAACTATGATTTTGTTGACCGTTAATCATCAGAGCCTGATTGCAACCAAGACCAACCGTATCGTAAGGGCAGCAGAGGGAAAACGTGTTGTGGAGTTCGGTTCCAGACGCGCCCAAGGTCCCGACGCGGCGGTGCTTGGTGCCAGAGCGGCATATATTGGCGGTTGCGACGGTACGGCATGTACGGTGGCGGAACAATTATACGGCATTCCGGCAGTAGGAACTATGGCACACAGCTGGATTCAGGCGTTTGACAGTGAGTACGAAGCTTTTAAGGCATATGCTTCGCTGTATCCGCATAGCTGTGTGTTGCTGGTAGACACCTTTAATGTTTTAAAATCAGGTGTTCCCAATGCCATTAAAGTGTTTAAAGAAGTGTTAGAGCCTTTGGGTGCAAGACCAAAAGGTATTCGTATTGACAGCGGTGATATTACGTATCTTTCCAAAAAGGCAAGAGTGATGCTGGACGAGGCAGGTTTTTCAGACTGCACAATCATGGCATCCAATTCCCTGGATGAGCATATCATCCGCGGAACATTACGTCAGGGGGCGAAAATTGATGCGTTCGGTGTAGGCGAACGGCTAATCACCTCAAAATCCGAGCCGGTTTTCGGAGGCGTGTATAAGCTGGTGTCTGTAGAAAAGGACGGCGTGGAAATTCCAAAAATCAAAAAGAGTGAAAATGTGGCAAAAATCACAACTCCGGGCTTTAAAACGCTATACAGACTGTACGAAAAGGATTCGGGCAAGGCGATTGCGGATGTGGTAACCTTGTTTGGTGAGCAGATTGATGACACCAAGCCCTATACCATTTTTGATCCTGAGTACACATGGAAAAAGAAAACCTTAACGGATTTTACAGCCCGCAAGCTTTTGGTGCAGGCGTTTGATAAAGGGGACTGCGTGTACCCGGAATATTCTCTGCAGGAAATCCGCACATACTGCAAACAGCAGGTGGATAGCCTTTGGGATGAAGTGATGCGGTTTGAAAATCCCCACAAATACTATGTGGATTTAAGCCAAAAGCTTTGGAATATGAAGCATAAATTACTGGAAGAGAATTAG